Below is a genomic region from Telmatobacter sp. DSM 110680.
GCCGGATGCGGAGTGACCGCGATGTTTCTCGAACATGCGAAGGAAGACGACTATCCCGCGATCATCGAGCTGGTGAATGCAGCCTATCGCGGCACCGGCGCCGTGGAGAGCTGGAACATCGAGACGGGCATCATCGAGGGAACGCGGCTAACGGATTCCCTGCTGCGGCAGGACCTCGCTACAAAGCCGGATGCTCACTTTCTCGTTCATCGCGATCTGGCAGGCGGCGCGATCGTGGGAACTGTATGGCTCGAACCGGTGAACAATCGCGCGTGGTACCTCGGGCTTTTCACGATCGATCCCGCGTTGCAGAAGCAGCACCTGGGCCGTAAATTGCTAAGTGCGGCGGAAGACTTCGCGCGGGCGCACAAAGCCAAATCAATTCGCATGGGAGTTCTCAGCGTTCGCAGCGCGCTGGTCGCATGGTACCAACGGCGCGGATATCAGCTCACTGGCGAAACTGAGCCGTATCCTTACGGGGACAACCGGTTCGGCACCCCGCTGCGCGATGATCTGGAATTCGTGATTCTGGGCAAACAGCTTTGATTGTCAGAAGATGATTGAGTTTTGGATTAGTACGTCCAGACCGATCTGCGCTTTATGATGGTTGTCGCATTTGAATCCTAGAGCTGCGGGTGATGAATGGACGTTTCGCGTCGGAGTTTTCTTGAGGGTGTGACGGGAGTGGTTGGAGCGGCTGCTATCTCTCCGAAGAGTATTTTTGCGCAAGAGAGCTTCACATCGAAGCGTCCTGCGCCGGGGGCGCGACGATTCCGCAGCAAGGCTGTGGATGCTGCCATCGCATCGACCGCGGCGAAGATCCGTGATCCAGAGTTGGCGTGGCTTTTCTCCAACTGCCTGCCGAACACTCTCGACACTACAGTTGAATTCACCAATGGGCCGTCGGGGCCGGACACGATTGTCGTGACTGGTGACATTCCTGCAATGTGGCTGCGGGATTCCTCCGCACAGGTGTGGCCCTATCTGCAGTTCCTTAACGCTGATGCAGAGTTGGCGCGACTCATCGAAGGAGTTATCCGGCGGCAGACGCGATGCATCCTTGCCGATCCGTACGCAAATGCGTTTATGCCTGACCTTGCCAGCCACGAGCCGCTCTCGTGGAGCAAGACCGACCATACCGAGATGAAGCCCGGCGTGGGCGAGCGGAAGTGGGAAGTCGACTCGCTCTGCTACCCGGTGCGACTGGCGCATGAGTACTGGCGCATCACGCATGACACGAAGCCGTTCAATGCAGAATGGGCACGTGCGATGCAAACCATTCTTGAAACCTTCTCGGCACAGCAGCGAAAGACGTCGCGTGGACCTTACTCGTTCCAGCGCCAGGCTTTCAATCCCACAGACACGCTGAGTGGCGATGGTTACGGTAGCCCGGCGCGGCCTGTTGGGCTCATTCATTCGGGCTTTCGTCCGTCGGACGATGCGTGCGTGTATCCGCTGAACATTCCGGGTAATTTCTTTGCCGTGCAGACGCTGCAACGGATTGAAGAGATGCTGACGGGGATTGCGCATGACAATGCCGGGGCAACGCAGGCCAGCCGGCTTCGGTCCGAAATCAAGGCTGCGCTTGATGCGCATGGACGGGTGCATCATCCCACCGCGGGCGAAATCTGGGCATACGAAATTGATGCCTTTGGGAATGCGATCTGCATGGATGACGCCAATGTTCCGAGCTTGCTGGCGTTGCCTTATCTCGGTTCGTGCAGTTCATCCGATTCGACGTATCTTGCGACTCGCAAGTTTGTGCTGAGCGAGGCGAATCCTTACTTCTTCCGTGGTTCAGCAGCCGAGGGAATCGGCGGACCGCACATCGGGCAGGACATGATCTGGCCTATGGCGATCACGATGCGCGCGCTGACTACTGACGACGAGAAGGAGCATCTACAGTGCCTGGCATGGCTGAAGTCGACGCACGCTGGGACTGGCTTCATGCACGAGAGCTTCAACAAAAACGATCCGGCGAAGTTCACGCGGGAGTGGTTTGCGTGGGCCAACACGTTGTTTGGCGAACTGATCCTCAAACTCGACAAGAATAATCCAAAACTGCTGCAGAAGGTCTGAGCCCAAAAAGAAAACCGGCGGATCTGCTGGTGGGCAAATCCGCCGGCGCGTGTTGCGTTGAATTCAATCTTACTTCAGATTGACGGTCGCTTTCAGTGGGAGATCGGCCGAGGATCCTCCCACCATGATGGTGTAGTCGCCAGGCAAGAGGGACCAGTCGTTCTTCTGCTCATCGAAGATCGACAGGTACTTGGGATCGACCTCCACTGTGACGCTCTGTTTTTCACCGGGTTTCAATTTCACCTTTGAGAAACCGATGAGGCGCTTTGGCGGTTCCTGTGCGGCTGCAGGCAGCGCTGCGTAGACTTCGGCGACCTCAGAGCCCTCACGCGCACCTGCATTGGTCAGCGTGAACGTCACTTTGACCTTATCTCCTGGAGTGACCTGAAGGCCGGAGTAGCGGTAGGTCGTGTAGGAGAGTCCATAGCCGAACGGGAACAAAGGCTTCTTGTTCTCGGCGTCGTACCACTTGTAGCCGACTTTTACGCCTTCGTCATAGGCCATCTGGAACGGCGGAAGTCCCATTGCCCATTTCTCAGGTGTAGCGGCGCCATCGAAATGCGAGGACTCAGGCGGCGGCATGGTGATGGTAGGATGCGGAAGATCGGCTTCGCTCTTCGGGAAGGTATTGGGAAGCTTGCCACTGGGATTGACGCTGCCGAAGAGAATATTGCCTACCGCGTTGGCGCCGTCGCTGCCGGCGAACCACGCTTCCATGATTGCGGCGGGTTTGTCGACCCACGGCATGGTTACGGGATTGCCGGTTTCAAGTACCACGATGGTATGCGGATTAGCGGCAGCCACGGCGGCGATGAGTGCGTCCTGATCATGCGGCAATGAGAGGCTCTTGAGGTCCATGCCTTCGCTCGCCCACATGTAGGCGAATACGATTGCCACGTCCGCGCCCTTGGCGGTCGAAGCAGCCGCGGCTGGGTCAGTGCCAGGATCGTACTTCACCGTTGCGTGCGGGGCGCGCGCCTGGATTGCTTTGAGCGGCGAGGTTGGAAACCAGATTTCTTCCATCCAATGGGTTGGGCCCTCGCCCGCGGGCTTGATTGCATTGCCACCGATCGGGTCGACCTGCGCCGATCCGCCGCCCGAGATCATGCCCACATCCGAGTGCGACCCGATGACGGCGATGGTGTGCAGCTTAGCGGCACTCAGCGGCAGGACCGCTTTTTCATTCCTGAGCAGAACGATGCCGCCCTCTTCGATCTTGCGAGCGGTTTCAAATCCAGCGAAGGGATCGATCACGCTGCGTTGGCGGGGATGATCGATCACGCCTGCGGCGAACATTGCGCGAAGAATGCGATGTACATGTTCGTCGAGTTCAGCTTGCGGAATCTTGCCTGCGTCGAGGGCGTCCTTGAAGCGCTTCTCGTAGAAGAAACGACCGGGCTGCTCGTTATCGAGGCCGGCGGCAGAGGCCTTCACATCGCTATGCGTTCCACCCCAATCAGACAAAACGAAGCCTGGAAACTTCCAATCCTTCTTTAGAACCTCATTAAGGAGCCATTCATTCTCGCAAGCGAAGTCGCCATTGACGCGGTTGTAGGAGCACATCACGGCGGCAGGCTTGCCTTGTTCTACGCCGATTTCAAACGCGAGCAGATCGCTTTCGCGTGCGGCACGCTTGCTGATGGTGATGTTGACAGAGTTGCGTCCGCTTTCTTGGTCGTTCAGAGCATAGTGTTTGATGTCGCCGATCACGTTGGCAGACTGAGTTCCTTGAATGAGCCGCGCTACCAGTGTGCCGGCGAGAACCGGGTCTTCGCCTAGATATTCAAATGTGCGGCCGTTGCGGGGTTCGCGGGTCAGATTGACGCCGCCGCCGAGGGACATATTGAAGCCCTGCGCACGCAGTTCATGTCCGATCAAGGCACCATATTGATAGGCTGCTTCGGTATCCCAGCTTGCAGCCGCGGCTACGTTCGCCGGGAGTGCCGTGGAGTAGCGGCCATTCACGCCGCTGGAGCGGACACCATAGGCCGCATCGCTCATATCGATGCCGGGAATGTGAAGGCGCGGCACACCGACTGTATAACCTACGCCACGATTGGAGGGGCCGTTCTCAGGCGTCACTGCGTCGTCGGTCGGCATGCCTACACCGTGGAGCAGCGCAATCTTTTCGTCGACGGACATCTCCTTCATCACCAGGTCGGCGCGCTCATCCGGCGAGAGGCTCGAATTCATCCAGGGGCCGCTGGGTGCGGATGGCCTCTGAGGCCGTTGCGCAAAACCTGAAAGCGCAATGCATGCAAAACACAAGAGCAACATTGCCGGAATTTTTATGCCGGTCGGCAGTGGTGTTGGTTTCATATTTCCCTCTTTGATAAAACGTTTATCTTGGCCGCACCCATACTATCAATAAAGGCCAGAGAAAGGCGTTTTAATCGCAAGGGCCTTAAGGTGCGTCAGTCGAACGCTGACCATGGTGAGTATGTTCGTAAGGTACGTAGACCGGGTTCCAGACATACGCGCGGATGCGTTCGGTAAGGGAAGCGGCATCCTCGATTGCCGCGACGCCTTCTGCGATCGCCTGTTGGGCGACTGCTTCGGATACAACCAGCGCCACGTTGCGCGATTCCCGAATCGGCGGCAGCAACGGCGCGTTCTTGTCTGTCCTTGATGGCGAGAGGCCGGCAAATGCCTTTGCCGCAGCCATGATCATTCCATCTGTAACGCGTGTAGCTTGAGATACAAGGATGCCGAGAGCCAATCCTGGAAAGATGAATGAGTTATTTACCTGAGAGATGCGCACCAATTTGCCATCAATTTCGACGGGAGCAAACGGACTCCCAGTTCCGACCAATGCGCGGCCTCCGGTCCAATTCATCAGATCGGCCGGTGTGGCTTCAGCCTGCGAGGTCGGATTGGATAGCGGAAAGATAATCGGTCGTTCGGTGTGACACGCCATCTCGCGGACAATCTCTTCGGTAAAGGCTCCGGCCTGCGCTGATACGCCGGCAAGTGCCGTCAGTTTTGCGTTCCGTACGACGTCGAGAAGCGAAATATCTTCTCCGCCCGAGAGCTTCCAGCCAGCGATGTCGGCGCGCTTCCTCACTAGCGGCGTCTGGCTGTCTTTGATGCCGCGTGCACCTTCCACCAGGAGGCCGTAGCGATTGAACGCGTAGATGCGGCTGCGCGCCTGTTCGTCGGTCAGGCCCTGTTCTTTCATGGCGGCGATCAGCAACTCGACGATGCCGATGCCTGCGGAACCGGCGCCAAACATCGCGATGGTCTGCTGCGATAAGGGAATTCCCGTCGCGTTCACCGCAGCAAGCAGCGTTGCGGTGGTCACGGCGGCGGTGCCCTGGATGTCGTCGTTGAAGGTGCACAGGCGATCGCGATAGCGTTCCAGTAATCGTGCCGCATTGGTTCCTGCAAAGTCTTCCCACTGCAGCAGGATGTGCGGCCAGCGTTTCTGGACGGCGGTCACGAAGGCTTCGACAAAGTCGTCGTATTCCTGACCTCGCACGCGATTGTGCTGCCAGCCGATGTAGATCGGATCGCGCAGGAGTTTTTCATTATCGGTTCCCGCATCGAGCAGAATTGGCAGGCAATGCTCCGGGGGGATGCCGCCGAGCGCAGTGTAGAGGGCCATTTTTCCGATAGGGATTCCCATACCACCCGCGCCCTGATCGCCAAGGCCGAGGATGCGTTCGCCATCGCTGACCACAATGCAGCGCACGTGGTCGTAACGCTTGTCCGCGAGAATATGGTCGATGCGATGCCGGTTGGTATAACTGATGAACAGTCCGCGTGGCCGCCTCCAGATTTCTGAGAAACGCTGGCAGCCTTCGCCCACTGCCGGTGTGTAGACGATCGGCAGCAGCTCATCGGTGTAGTGCTCGATCATCGAATAGAAAAGCGTCTCGTCGTTGTCCTGCAGATCGCGCATGTTGCTGTATTTGCCGAAAGCCGTCTCACGCGAATCGAGCACTCGCTTGCGTCGCGCGCGCTGATCTTCGAGTGTGCCGATGTGCGGCGGGAGCAATCCATGCAGGCCGAAGATATTGCGTTCGTGCTCTGTGAATGCAGTGCCTTTATTGAGCCTGGAGTTTGATAGCAGGTCTATGCCATGAAGACGGGTGTGAAAAACCGGGCTCTCTGCATCTGGCTGATTGGAATGGACTGGGGATGTTTCGTTCACTGGAAGCTCTCTTTCAATGCAATTCAGCATTCAAGAACTCGTCGATGATAGCTAATCGAAAGTCCCTCGCCTGTGACGTATGCAACTCGTCAGCAACGGCTCGTAAGCGGCTGAATCTGGGAGAGCTACAGGGAGTGCCAAGAGCAAAACACTTAGGCCCACGCCTCTTTCGGAGAGCGTGGGCCTTTTTCTGCTCGAATTGTCAGACGCTTACAGCGCTCAGCTGGGGCGTCTGTTTGTTACTCAGCGATTGTGGCTGCCTGATCCGCCGGAGCCGCTGCCGGAATGCTGTCCGCTCCCTGTGCCGGTGTTGCCAGATTGCTGCCCGGTTTGGCTGCCGCGATTACCCTGACGCTCCTCATTCATGTCCTTGCTGCCTTGGTTACCCTGCTGGTTATGCTGCCCGGTTCCGCTCTTCTGAGAGGGATCCTGATTGGTGCGGGTACCTGAACCTTGCTGTGAGCCTTGTGTGTTCGCCATTGAACTGCTCCTGTGTAAGCCGCGCTGCACCTCGTACGCGTACGTAACGCCGGCCTTCACTGGGATGCCATGCTTTCCTCAGGAGGTTGCACGTTTTCAGGAATCAAACTGGAGGAACGATCACCGTCTAAGTTACTGAAAATAGGCTATATATAATACGATCTGAAATCGCTTGCAATGCTGCCCAACGGTGCTAGAATGCCACGGTGCTTCTCGCAGCTCACGTGGCATTTGCGAAAAAACTTTGATCTTTTTGCGGTCTTGCCGGCTCTATTTCTCCTCCACAATTGCAAGGTCCCATGGTCCGAGCGTGAGCGAATCGCTCTTTGAAACTGCCTTCTCATCCAGCAGGCTCACTCCCGCCGCGAAGGTGTAGCTGGCCTTCACTTCGCTCCCCGAATAGTTGAAGTAGTAATGGACGCGTTTGCCCATGCGGTTCACACCGTGAGTCACGTGCACTGCCGCCGGCAATTGCTGATCCGCGCTTGTGAGACCGGCCTCATCCAGTGCGCGTTTCATCACCGCGGTCTGAAGTGTGTCCGATAGGTATGTGCCTTCGTACAGCAGTGTGCCTCTTCCAAACTGGTTCTCGGTGATCGCCGGCCATTTTCCGAAGAAAGGATGGTCATAGTAGGCCAGCGGCTTGGCGTGTTCCGGCATCAGGAATTCCGCCCAATCGCTGACCTGGTTGGCATCCTTCTCCGCGTTGCCGACGTGGAACGGATCGTCTTTGAGCATTAGAGGACGCTCGAGATTGGAAAACTCCTGGTAGCTGATGCCTGTGGCTTCGCGCAGGGGACCGGGCGCACGTACCCATCGGACGGCCGAGTTTTCGTTCGCGAATCCGCTCTTGAAGGTCATCACGACGTGGCCGCCGTTTTTCACATAGTCCGATATACGTTGGAGCAAGGCATCGTCGGAGATGTACAGCGCCGGTACTATCAGCATTTTGTATGCTGAGAAATCCTTTGTCTCCGGGAAGACAAAATCCGCGCCTACATTCATTTCATAGAGAGAGTGGTGCATCTGCTGCACGAGGGACACGTAGCCATCGCGCTCACCCGTCCAGCTTCTTGCTGGAACTCCGCCGCCGTATGGCATGAAGCTGATGGCGTTTGCGGAATCGCGGCTCCAGAGGATGGCCACATCGTTGTGAATCTTCAGACCAACCAGTCGCGGACCGACCTTCTCAAGCTCATGCGCCGTTCGGCTCATCTCTGCATAAGCGCGGTTCGGCTCCAGATCGTGCGAGAGAATGCCTTTCCAATAGGTCTCCTGGTTGGCCGCGATAGAGTGCCAATGCCAGTACTCCACCATGTTGGCGCCGTTCGATAGATAGGTGTAGACGTCTTCGCGCAGTTGCCCGTCGTAGGGTGGGAACTGGCTGCCCGAACTCCATCCGATGGTTTGCGCGTTGGTTTCGGTGACCAGGAAGTTGCCGTGCTTCAGGGAACGCGAGAAATCAGACTGCAGCGCCTGGAATGATCCGTCGTAGTGATCCTGCGTGCCGTGATAAATGTTGTCGGCCACGACGTCGAGCTTCTCGGCAACTGCTTCTTCGTTGACATCGCGCTTCATCATGCCACCGTAGTCCGTGGTGATGAACTGACGCGCTCCCGCGCATTCACGGACCAGGTCAGACTGCCAATGCAGAAAGTCCGTGACACGCATCTGGCTCCAGCGCGACCACTCCAATTTGTAGCCGGTGCTTTGGGCGCTGTTTCGCACGGGCAAATCTTCCCATGTGTGGAGGTTTTCGCCCCAGTAGTTCAGGAACCATGCCTTGCTCAGTGCTTCGGGAGTTACAAACTTTTTTTCGAGATAGTGCTGGAAGCCGATAAACACGTCGCGGTTCGCTGCTTCATAGCTGCCGGTCTCATTGTCGAGTTGCCATCCGATCACGGTTGGATTGTCTTTGTAGTGCGCCGCGATGTGGCGGATGAGACGTTCGGCATAAAAGCGGTACGCCGGCGAATCGGTATCCATGTTCTGTCGGGGGCCGTATTGGGCAGGCGCGGTAGAACCACCGAAGGGACCTGCCGCGATGCGGTCGGCAAGGATTTCAGGATGCTGGTGTGCCATCCATGCGGGAATGGAATAGGTGGGTGTACCAAGGATGACCTTGATTCCGGCTTTGCCCATCGCATCCACGATGTGATCCATCCATGCGTAGTCGAAACGGCCATCTTCTGGTTCCCACAGGCTCCACGTGGACTCGCCCATGCGCACGACGTTCAAACCAGCGGACTTCATCATGGCGATGTCTTTTGTCAGACGGGCGTCATGGTCGGCAGCATCTCCCGGCATGTACTCGTTGTAATAAGCCACACCGTACAGCACGGTCGGGAACTCCAGCGTTTGTTGTGCTGGCGTTGAAGTGTCGCTATGCGTCTGTTGTGCGCTGGCAACGAATGGCAGGAGCGAGGCTGAGACGAGCGTTGAAAGAAAGCGCTTTCTGAACGACACTATGGCAATCCTTTCGCAACAAAAAAACGAAATCTTGAAGCGGAAGGACTATGAGAACACTTCTAGGCGAAAGTGAGCAAGACGATCTCGGGAGTTGTGCCGACGCGCATCGGCGGCCCCCAGGTTCCGGCACCGCTGGAAGTGTATACCTGCATCTTGCCGAATCGCTGCAGCCCATAGGTGAACTTTCCGAATGCGCGACGGGTGATGAAATTGAACGGAAACATTTGACCGCCGCCATGCGTGTGTCCAGAAAGTTGCAGACTGATTCCTGCATGTTCGGCGAGCGGCAGCCGGTTGGGAACATGATTGAGCAGAATGCTCGCCTGTCCTTCCTGCAGTTTCAATCCCTCAAGGAATTTGTGCATCTGCGTTGGAACTGTATGTCCATATGGAATGCCAGCTACGCGCAATCCATCCACATCCGCGCACTCGTTGTGCAGCACGCGAATTCCGCCTGCCCGC
It encodes:
- a CDS encoding GNAT family N-acetyltransferase; its protein translation is MEATAGTSPAGCGVTAMFLEHAKEDDYPAIIELVNAAYRGTGAVESWNIETGIIEGTRLTDSLLRQDLATKPDAHFLVHRDLAGGAIVGTVWLEPVNNRAWYLGLFTIDPALQKQHLGRKLLSAAEDFARAHKAKSIRMGVLSVRSALVAWYQRRGYQLTGETEPYPYGDNRFGTPLRDDLEFVILGKQL
- a CDS encoding glycoside hydrolase family 125 protein, whose product is MDVSRRSFLEGVTGVVGAAAISPKSIFAQESFTSKRPAPGARRFRSKAVDAAIASTAAKIRDPELAWLFSNCLPNTLDTTVEFTNGPSGPDTIVVTGDIPAMWLRDSSAQVWPYLQFLNADAELARLIEGVIRRQTRCILADPYANAFMPDLASHEPLSWSKTDHTEMKPGVGERKWEVDSLCYPVRLAHEYWRITHDTKPFNAEWARAMQTILETFSAQQRKTSRGPYSFQRQAFNPTDTLSGDGYGSPARPVGLIHSGFRPSDDACVYPLNIPGNFFAVQTLQRIEEMLTGIAHDNAGATQASRLRSEIKAALDAHGRVHHPTAGEIWAYEIDAFGNAICMDDANVPSLLALPYLGSCSSSDSTYLATRKFVLSEANPYFFRGSAAEGIGGPHIGQDMIWPMAITMRALTTDDEKEHLQCLAWLKSTHAGTGFMHESFNKNDPAKFTREWFAWANTLFGELILKLDKNNPKLLQKV
- a CDS encoding glycoside hydrolase family 3 C-terminal domain-containing protein; amino-acid sequence: MKPTPLPTGIKIPAMLLLCFACIALSGFAQRPQRPSAPSGPWMNSSLSPDERADLVMKEMSVDEKIALLHGVGMPTDDAVTPENGPSNRGVGYTVGVPRLHIPGIDMSDAAYGVRSSGVNGRYSTALPANVAAAASWDTEAAYQYGALIGHELRAQGFNMSLGGGVNLTREPRNGRTFEYLGEDPVLAGTLVARLIQGTQSANVIGDIKHYALNDQESGRNSVNITISKRAARESDLLAFEIGVEQGKPAAVMCSYNRVNGDFACENEWLLNEVLKKDWKFPGFVLSDWGGTHSDVKASAAGLDNEQPGRFFYEKRFKDALDAGKIPQAELDEHVHRILRAMFAAGVIDHPRQRSVIDPFAGFETARKIEEGGIVLLRNEKAVLPLSAAKLHTIAVIGSHSDVGMISGGGSAQVDPIGGNAIKPAGEGPTHWMEEIWFPTSPLKAIQARAPHATVKYDPGTDPAAAASTAKGADVAIVFAYMWASEGMDLKSLSLPHDQDALIAAVAAANPHTIVVLETGNPVTMPWVDKPAAIMEAWFAGSDGANAVGNILFGSVNPSGKLPNTFPKSEADLPHPTITMPPPESSHFDGAATPEKWAMGLPPFQMAYDEGVKVGYKWYDAENKKPLFPFGYGLSYTTYRYSGLQVTPGDKVKVTFTLTNAGAREGSEVAEVYAALPAAAQEPPKRLIGFSKVKLKPGEKQSVTVEVDPKYLSIFDEQKNDWSLLPGDYTIMVGGSSADLPLKATVNLK
- a CDS encoding NAD-dependent malic enzyme, with the translated sequence MNETSPVHSNQPDAESPVFHTRLHGIDLLSNSRLNKGTAFTEHERNIFGLHGLLPPHIGTLEDQRARRKRVLDSRETAFGKYSNMRDLQDNDETLFYSMIEHYTDELLPIVYTPAVGEGCQRFSEIWRRPRGLFISYTNRHRIDHILADKRYDHVRCIVVSDGERILGLGDQGAGGMGIPIGKMALYTALGGIPPEHCLPILLDAGTDNEKLLRDPIYIGWQHNRVRGQEYDDFVEAFVTAVQKRWPHILLQWEDFAGTNAARLLERYRDRLCTFNDDIQGTAAVTTATLLAAVNATGIPLSQQTIAMFGAGSAGIGIVELLIAAMKEQGLTDEQARSRIYAFNRYGLLVEGARGIKDSQTPLVRKRADIAGWKLSGGEDISLLDVVRNAKLTALAGVSAQAGAFTEEIVREMACHTERPIIFPLSNPTSQAEATPADLMNWTGGRALVGTGSPFAPVEIDGKLVRISQVNNSFIFPGLALGILVSQATRVTDGMIMAAAKAFAGLSPSRTDKNAPLLPPIRESRNVALVVSEAVAQQAIAEGVAAIEDAASLTERIRAYVWNPVYVPYEHTHHGQRSTDAP
- a CDS encoding beta-galactosidase, which codes for MSFRKRFLSTLVSASLLPFVASAQQTHSDTSTPAQQTLEFPTVLYGVAYYNEYMPGDAADHDARLTKDIAMMKSAGLNVVRMGESTWSLWEPEDGRFDYAWMDHIVDAMGKAGIKVILGTPTYSIPAWMAHQHPEILADRIAAGPFGGSTAPAQYGPRQNMDTDSPAYRFYAERLIRHIAAHYKDNPTVIGWQLDNETGSYEAANRDVFIGFQHYLEKKFVTPEALSKAWFLNYWGENLHTWEDLPVRNSAQSTGYKLEWSRWSQMRVTDFLHWQSDLVRECAGARQFITTDYGGMMKRDVNEEAVAEKLDVVADNIYHGTQDHYDGSFQALQSDFSRSLKHGNFLVTETNAQTIGWSSGSQFPPYDGQLREDVYTYLSNGANMVEYWHWHSIAANQETYWKGILSHDLEPNRAYAEMSRTAHELEKVGPRLVGLKIHNDVAILWSRDSANAISFMPYGGGVPARSWTGERDGYVSLVQQMHHSLYEMNVGADFVFPETKDFSAYKMLIVPALYISDDALLQRISDYVKNGGHVVMTFKSGFANENSAVRWVRAPGPLREATGISYQEFSNLERPLMLKDDPFHVGNAEKDANQVSDWAEFLMPEHAKPLAYYDHPFFGKWPAITENQFGRGTLLYEGTYLSDTLQTAVMKRALDEAGLTSADQQLPAAVHVTHGVNRMGKRVHYYFNYSGSEVKASYTFAAGVSLLDEKAVSKSDSLTLGPWDLAIVEEK